The sequence tgtcCGGTAGATTAGGTTTATTTACCTCGAGTAAGGAGTGTTGCAAGTTAATGATGTTGTTTCATGGACGACATTGACTGACATCAAGTGTTAGGATTGCTAAAGAGTTGTGGATTAGCTGATTAGACTGTGGCCTGGTATTGCATGTAGAATTCGAATGGTGTATCTATCATTAGGTATTTGTTTTGTAAAGCTGAATACGGATTTCTAGAAAGAGCACACTTGTTGAAAACTCTTGCcaatttcatttcttgaattttttaacCAAATGCAGTAGTCTATTAGCATGGAGAACACGAGTGACAATTATCCTATGTTTAGTTTACTGCATTTAATCTTAAATGTCCTTTACTTTTGTGCTGGTAGAAGATACTTGGTATGGTTACTGTTATAACTTGTCCaaaaaagatttcatttaaaaagTTAGTTTGATCGATTACCATGCTTCGGTTATTAATCTGGCGTTATTTAGTATAAATGAGTTTGTGGCTGTCAATGGAGACCCATAAACCCGTGAAATCCGTCCAATAATATCCAGGCTGCATTTTTCTTTATCCGGGTAATAGCCAGGGCTAGGCCATTTGAtaataagtttaaaaaatagattattGTTTTTATAGTTTCTTTATAACttgtttttattgttttgtaTACTTGCAAAACACGGcaactaatttattattattattttttcaatttttatcatattttctaTCAGTTTTTGATTAGAACATAATGaagataaatattaaaaataaaccaGACTAGCCAAAGCCTGACTTAGTACAGACTAAATTTTAGGTGGATgggttattttttatttcaattgacTCAATAGTAGTTGCGCATGCTAAATTAGCTCGTGGTCCTTCTTGTCTGTTTACACCCCTACATGGATTTAGGTGTTTCTAGGTTAGTGCTATCCTGTTTCCTTTCTTCTTTAGAATTTGCCCATATCTTTATCACTGAGAGTCTGGAGGGGGTTTCATTTTCTTTGTCCTCGAGCATCCAAGCAATGTTCTAAAAGGTACCTTCTATGCGGTGGGCGGTCACCCACCACCCTGAATTTTACTAAGGCGATGTCTCTGGACATGGCCACAAAAATCAACTGCCCAGGCGCTTAGGCGGGTTGAAATCTGCCTAGGTGGAttaacatacatatatattttttaaaactggattcaaaaataaaaaattaaacaacgTTTGTAAAGCAACTATGATACGATGATGGATTGTTGATGATGAAGATGTTGAGACAAATATTGAAACTGTAAAAGAACTTCACGAAAAAGAATTTGTACCAGATGAAGAAGAGGAATACGCTAtggattttgagtttgaatccaATACGGAGAgagttttgaaaaaaatatagaaatgaacaagaagaagaattagggataaatacaaaaaaaattgctTAGTCCTTGCCTAGCGCTTTATAGAACACTGATTTTTAAGTTTGTAAACAAATCAGATTAGTCTCGTGTGCTAAATTAGCTCGTGGTCCTCCCCATCTATTTACACCCCTACATGGATTTAGCCATTTAGGTGTTTCTAGATTAGTGCTATCCTGTTTCTTTTTTGTCTTTAGCATTTGCCCATATCTTTATCACTGAAATCTGGAGTGGGTATCATTTTCTTTGCCCTTGAGCATTTTAAGCTTGTAAACAAAGCATTTGTTTTTTCAGTGCAGCATCTTCAGAATTTTTGTTTCAGCCACTTTGTTACTGAAACAGAACTATGGATATTCACAAAGATCCTACGATGAATTACAGGTGAAGTCTTTGCTAAATAATGCCAAAGCAGGTGGTCCTTTGAATGTGTCTGGAACGTCATTTATCGGGAATGCTTCAGCAACCAATTCATTGCCCTCAATGTTTCCTGCTGGTAGTGCACCACCGCTTTCGCCAAGAAGTTCATCAGGTTCCCCTAGAATCATGAAACATAAGGCAGGCCCGTCTGCTTTGGGATCTCCCCTGAAATTAGTGAATGAACCTGTGAAAGAGCTTATACCTCAGGTTGCATTAGTATTGTTGAAATTAATGCTGCTGCTTTTGTTTGTATCTCTGATAATATATATTGATTACTTGGTTATTGCAACATGTTTAGTTCTATTTTCAAAATGGCCGTCCACCGCCAAACGAATTGAAAGAACGATGCTTATTTAGAGTCAATCAGTTTTTCTATGGTCACATGAATGGACTCCAAATCAATGGTTAGTCAATAacgatataagaattttcagtTTTATTTGTTGCTATTTTGTCAACTAATGCATTTGGAACTTATGCCAGCATCATATGGAAAGAACATACATTTAAAAGCCATGGTATGTTTCtatgtttattttttcattGGTTTTCAGAATTCAAACTGGTAACAAAGGAAATTTGCAAGCTCCCATCGTTCTTATCCACTTCTCTTTTTAGAAAGATTGATGTTGACTGTACTGGGATAGTGACCAGGTAATTGCTGTGTTACTATCGTTAACTTTTGCCCACACCTCATGCAAACTAGTATATTAGCGTGTGCGTTAAGTAgtgaatataatataaatttatgtatttcaattcatatttttagtttttacaaTCTAAATTAAAttggaaaaaattattatttaaaaacatatatataattgaaagAAGTTAAACGAAAGTataaattatggattttttaaaataatttttaaaatatttattaatatttacttCTTTAGAATAGGACAGGAAGTTTAAAATAATGAAGGTTTTTTAGGTAAAGCAAAAAGAGCTTCACCATCCATAccaaaattagtttttttaagAGTCTCTCCCTTGATAAATAGTAATAGATATTGAATGAATTGTTACTTTCTTTACATGAATGCGGGTAAAGGAGATAGAATAATCAACTAAATCTAGAAGACACTCTATACCAAGTGTTTGTCATATCATACACATTTATCGGATGAGAATGTGATCAGTACATATATAAGTGTGGTCGCCAATATGAAAGCGAACTTCAGCAATATTGTAATGGATCAGTTAGGGACTTATTTATGATCAGCTTGTATATATTTCCTTGGTTCGTGTTTTTGGCCAGTCCTGTTTTGATGCAACATACACTCTTTACTCCATTTAATGATATGTTAACAGGGATGCATTTGTAAATTTTTGGATCAATGGGAACATTCTGACAAAAGATATAGGAACACAAATATATACAGTTTTGAAGCAGCCTGATCTCAAATATTTGGTGCAGGTTACAGGCAACCATCCATGACCTTTTAATAAATGATGGAAGTTGAGTTTAGGGATTGTCACGATTATCTCTCTCCTTGTGCTGTCTATGTTTTATTGTAGGATGATTTCAAACCCATGCTTCGAGAACTTCTGGCAACTCATCCAGGGCTGAAGTTCTTGCAAAGTACACCTGAATTTCAAGAAAGATATGGTATGTCCAAAATGGTCTTTTTTCCTTGCAAACTTCCATGGTTtgctttaatttaatttgcttgATGATTAGATGTATGCTTGCTGCTTAAATATGCTGTTACCACGGCAACCTGAAGCACTGCCTTTCACAATGTTAATAACTCTGTCTCTTAATTTTTGCTGTTGAATAATGAAACACAAGAACCGTTATTTATATGATTGTTGTCTATTCTTACCGAAAACATCTCTATGTTTCCTAATTAGAAAGTGGAGTATTTTGTGGCAAGATTCAAGAAATTTCCGTAGACCTTCTTTTTGACCTCATGTTAACATTCTTTGGTTCTGTTGTATGTCTCTTTGTCTCTCACTTCTTCTGTAATTGGTAAACTTATTAACAATCTCTTTATCTTTATCAAATGTGAAATATACTTCAAGAAGTGACTATTGGAGTCTTAAAAACTTCATCCATGACCATGAAGCCACTTCACACTTAATGGTAGGCCAACTAAAAGTGGCTAGATACGAAGTATTTTTTTACGCCAtcttactttttttttccaCATGCCTTTCTCCTCTTTCTTTTTCCCAACAGATATCACTGTTatgttttgaaaaataaactGCTGATTTTCCTTGGTCTTAAGGTTTTGTTATTGCGTTATTCAGACTACAACCTGTTAGTCAGATGACGAAAGACCATAAGAAAATTTTCTCCCCTTACCTTTAGGTAGTCAATGTACACGTTACCCTATACTTTCTATAACCATAAAAAGCCGTTTCAATATTGATTCTGTGTGATCTGCTGGTTTCTGTTGGAGTTAGTTCATTTACTTGTTTGACTGTTGAGGAACCAGCTTTCAGTTTTTGAGTTAACAGTTCAATTGCTGTGTCCAGCCGAAACTGTAATATACAGAATATTTTTCTACGTGAATAGATCGGGTAATGGGCATCTTACCCTCAGGGAGCTAAAACTATCAAACTTAATCGCTGCTATGCAGTATGCAGATGAAGAAGAGGATATCAACAAAGTCTTACGGTAAACacaaggttttttttttctttttgcttGGAGGAGATTTTGTATTCGTACAGTCAACGTCATCAAGTTTTTGTGTTTCTGGTTGTTCATGAGATGCCTTGTGTGATGAGAGTCTTAAAACAATCTCACATGATCATGTCCTCGCTTTAATACTCTCTTTATTGGTTGGTGACTATTACTATTCTTTTTCTTGATATCCAAATGTCTTTTATTCacttaaaagtaaaaatttgacTTCTACCAAATAACATCCAAAGTGTGTACCTTTTAACTACATATTTAAACCGTGTCTCAGTTTAACATGGTACTTGCTTAAATTGAAAGAGATTTGAGTAGCAGATAATTTATGTTCAAGAGTCCAATTTCAATTCACATTTTTGTTCATCTTCTAATCTCCATTCTTCGCCATCTTCCCATTGCAGGTATTTTTCTTACGAGCATTTCTATGTTATGTACTGCAAGTTTTGGGAGCTGGACACGGACCATGATTTTCTGATTGACAAAGAGAACCTCATTAGATATGGTAACCATGCACTTACCTACAGGATTGTTGATAGAGTATTTTCTCAGGTTTGATTTTTGTATTCGCCGTTTTCTTGTCGAACCACAGTGTTTCTTTAATTGATGAAagtcatatattattatttgaacTTTTCTCTTATCTCTCTATGTAAtttatgtttgaattttttgcTAAAGGTTCCCAGAAAGTTCACAAGTAAGGTTGAAGGAAAGATGGGATATGAAGATTTTGTCTACTTCATACTATCGGAGGAGGATAAATCATCTGAGCCTAGTATTGAATATTGGTAAGTGTGATGTTATTGTCAACAAGTGGACACTTGTGATCTTGACTTTATGGGTTTATTTTTTCCCTCTCTAGTGTTTTGCGAAATTTCCCTCGgagaaaaaactaaaatttcaatGCTCTTTGAAATGCATGGAGTGGGAGATAAAGCTTAGATGAATTTAGGATTGTTATCAATTTCTTACTCTGGTCTCTTTCGAGGTACTGCAAATctagttttcatttttttcccaaattctTATTATTTACCATCTAACCAAGCCAAGAGAGTTAGATTGTGCTGCTTTAGCATGCAGTTCATTGCATCTATTTCTTTTCACCACTATTTTGGTCAGTAGTACCCCACCTGATTCTTAAATGGAATCTCAAGAAGACAGATGGGTTATCTGTTGAATCTATGGTTTTCATTTGAAACACAATTTCTTTTATCAGGTTCAAATGCATAGATATAGATGGAAATGGAGTTATTACGAGGAATGAAATGCAATTCTTTTATGAAGAGCAGTTGCATAGAATGGAGTGCATGGCCCAGGAACCTGTACTTTTCGAGGATATCTTATGCCAGATAGTTGACATGATCCATCCAGAGGTGAATCTGCTTAAGTGATTATTTCATGCCCATCTTTCTTTTCCCTGCGTGTGCTTTTAGTGATCAAAAGAGAGGTAGAAAGCAAAATGCCTATTATTTATCTTCCCTTGAGTAAATTTCCCCCCTTCAAGCTTTTGTTGTATTTCAGCTCGTGTCTTTCAGTTGTTTTGTCATTGAAGACCATAGAATCCTTGTGCTTATTGCCACTTCATGTATGATTTTGTTGTCTCCCTCTGCTATTATAGCCTGCTGCTTTAATGACGTCATTTTGCAAACTTGAGTCTTATCCgattaaataaaaaactatTAATTAGTTGTTTACTCCCAAAAAACACCTATAAAGAAGCAGCACACAGATTAGACCACAATAGGATAGTGTCTGCTTGACGCACTTACTAATTTTGAAAGTCACGAGATTTTTAAGAGAACCGAACCATCCGGTATCTGTTAAATTACCATAGTTGAACTAGACTCTGTACCGAACCAGGCAGTATCTGTTTAAATTGCTATAGTT comes from Primulina huaijiensis isolate GDHJ02 chromosome 5, ASM1229523v2, whole genome shotgun sequence and encodes:
- the LOC140976998 gene encoding serine/threonine protein phosphatase 2A regulatory subunit B''beta-like; the protein is MDVCFNGDTASLDPELLQIHEVSPSAVKANPRVAEELFDQWLSLPETNSLVKSLLNNAKAGGPLNVSGTSFIGNASATNSLPSMFPAGSAPPLSPRSSSGSPRIMKHKAGPSALGSPLKLVNEPVKELIPQFYFQNGRPPPNELKERCLFRVNQFFYGHMNGLQINEFKLVTKEICKLPSFLSTSLFRKIDVDCTGIVTRDAFVNFWINGNILTKDIGTQIYTVLKQPDLKYLVQDDFKPMLRELLATHPGLKFLQSTPEFQERYAETVIYRIFFYVNRSGNGHLTLRELKLSNLIAAMQYADEEEDINKVLRYFSYEHFYVMYCKFWELDTDHDFLIDKENLIRYGNHALTYRIVDRVFSQVPRKFTSKVEGKMGYEDFVYFILSEEDKSSEPSIEYWFKCIDIDGNGVITRNEMQFFYEEQLHRMECMAQEPVLFEDILCQIVDMIHPEDERCFTQHDLKGNKLSASVFNILFNLNKLMAFETRDPFLIRQERENPNLTEWDRFAHREYIRLSMEEDAEDGSADVWDESLEAPF